CGTAGCGCAGGCTTCCAGCCTGCATCAGACAAGATGTCTGCATTACGAATCATATCCCAAATTCACAACTATAAAAATGTAAAGAACTCGGGAGGGATTTTCAATGTATTTTTATCAGGTCGTTGCTTGCTTGGCTTCATCCCAAAGCACTTCCCATTTTTCCATCGGCATGTTATTCAAATCTTCTCCGGTGGTTTGCAGGCGTTCTTCAAGGTATCGAAACCGCCGGCTGAATTTTTCGCAGGCGCGGCGGAGGGCGTCTTCAGCGTTGAGATCAAGCCAACGGCCAACGTTCACCAGCGCGAAGAGAAGATCGCCAAATTCGTCCTCAATTTGATTGCCATCGCCGGATCGGCGGGCGTCTTCCAGTTCAGCTAATTCCGAGTGAAATTTTTGGATGACTTGCTCGATGTTCTCCCATTCGAATCCGATGGTGCCGGCCTTTTGCTGCAAGCGCTGCGCGCGCTGCAAAGCCGGTAGCGACACCGGAATACCGTCAATCACGGAATTTTTGCCTTCTGCCTTCTTCAGGTGTTCCCACAAAATCTTTTGTTCGGCGGCAGAATTGACCTTGCGATCGCCGAAGACGTGCGGATGACGGCGGATCAATTTGCCGCTGATTTCCGCAATAACGTCGCCGATCGTAAAACGCCCGTCTTCACCGGCAATCTGAGCGTGAAAAATCACTTGCAGCAGCAAATCGCCCAGCTCTTTTTGCAGCTCGCCATATTTCTCCTGGTCGATGGTTTCGAGCACTTCGTAGGTTTCTTCCAAAAGATAAGGCCGCAGCGATTGATGCGTTTGCTCGCGATCCCACGGACAGCCCTCCGGAGAGCGGAGCTTGGCCATAATTTCCACCAACTGCAAAAACTGTTGTGCGAGGGGCATGGGTAATGGAGTTGGACATTATAGAGATCAATTCAAGACTTTTGTTTAAGATAAGCATGCCTCAATCGGGAAACAAGAATTTTTCCGTTACATGCTGCCGGCAAATAAAATCCATCGCCATAAGATGGCATTGACAATCAAGGAAAGATTTCGTATTGTTATTTATCCCATTCGGACGCCAAAAAGTTTCCTCTGCAAATCGGCGCAATGTGTTTATGAAGCTACCATGCGGAAGAAGGCAATCTAGCGGCCAAACGCCAAGGAGCAGCACATGAGTAACAATATGATTCAGCAGCAAATCAACATCGAGCTCGGCGAAAAAGAGGCTGAGGGCATTTATTCTAATTTGGCCATCATCAATCACACGCCGTCGGAATTCGTGATCGATTTCGTGCGTTTCTTTCCGGGCGTGCCGAAAGCGCGCGTGCATGCCCGCATCGTCATGACGCCGCAACATGCGAAATCATTGGTGCGTGCTTTATCCGAGAATATCGAACGCTATGAAAAAACGTTCGGCGAAATCAAGATTCTCGGCGATGACAAGCCGAAGGAGTTCGGTTTTAAACCGGCAGTTGAGAGTAATGTTGCAAGTCGTGAGTAGAATTTGACGTTTATAAAAAAGCCCATGTCAAGAAGTGTGTTGGCACGCACTTTGTGTTGAAAACTCCGGGATTGGATGCGATCTCACAACAATTACTTTGTTGAAACGAACATTGTTTCCCGCCTCCAAGCGAATAAAATAAACACCACTGGCCTCTGCTTTACCATGTGAACTGGTTTTTCATCAAAAATCCTTTTCAGCGCTTGGTAAAAACCAAATGTCTTTCTGCCATACATCTTGCCGTAATGACTTTCTCGCAAAAGTTAGTGCCATTGGGCTTGCTGCCGGTGCTTTTAGCTCGGGCAGGCAGGGCCGTAAAGAATGTCCGGCTGCCCGATCTGATGTGGATATTCGGCTTGAAAGGCGCGACGGGTTTTGTCGAAATCCTGCAAATTCCCTTGCACTTATTTATCTAAAAATCTATATTACCAGTACTTCATCAAGCTGGAGAAATTTACCACTTAAAACGGCAGTGTCGAGTTTTGCCGTGCTGCCTTAAATATAGTTCATGAATACTCACATAGGAAGGACGGAGAGATGCCCATGAACGAACCAGCGATTCAATATTACCACGAGTTGGTGTCGAAGATGGACACCGCGGCTTTGGCGGAAATCAGCGCGCGCTTCATAGACGATCTGCGCGAGCACAAAGCCTGTTATGGTGAACGCCCTCTCTCCACCTTCCTGCGTCCGAAATTCGTCTCTCCCGAGCAGTTTAATCTGATCAAAGAGGTTTGCCGTGTTTTGCGCGAAGCGGTCGTCAAAGTCAAAGA
The candidate division KSB1 bacterium DNA segment above includes these coding regions:
- the mazG gene encoding nucleoside triphosphate pyrophosphohydrolase; the protein is MPLAQQFLQLVEIMAKLRSPEGCPWDREQTHQSLRPYLLEETYEVLETIDQEKYGELQKELGDLLLQVIFHAQIAGEDGRFTIGDVIAEISGKLIRRHPHVFGDRKVNSAAEQKILWEHLKKAEGKNSVIDGIPVSLPALQRAQRLQQKAGTIGFEWENIEQVIQKFHSELAELEDARRSGDGNQIEDEFGDLLFALVNVGRWLDLNAEDALRRACEKFSRRFRYLEERLQTTGEDLNNMPMEKWEVLWDEAKQATT
- a CDS encoding DUF3467 domain-containing protein; this encodes MSNNMIQQQINIELGEKEAEGIYSNLAIINHTPSEFVIDFVRFFPGVPKARVHARIVMTPQHAKSLVRALSENIERYEKTFGEIKILGDDKPKEFGFKPAVESNVASRE